The stretch of DNA AGCTGCGTAGGAACTTCGACCTTACAATTGCCGCATATATGCAGTGGTGAAAGTTCCAACGTAGCAAAGTATTTAAATCTGTCTACTTGTCTTATGCACTTTAACCCAATATCCCAGATTTCATTGCCTGGTTTTGTCCAGGCTGGAGTTGTAGTGGTATCAAGGAGCGGGTAGAAATTTCCATTTTCTAGTTCGCGATATCTTAGCCTCCGATCTGATGAGCATCACTGCAGTGGCAATGCTTCCCGGAAGGCATGCAGACTGCAGTGCAACAATCTTGCAGAACTTATTAAATGCCTTGGCTGAACCAGAGGTCATTGAAAGTTGTTTTAATCAAAATATCTGGTTCCACGATTCCCTGCATGGAAACCAATTACAGACGGTCAGCAAACATGTAGAACGTTGACGGAAGATTGATGCGCACTGTTTTTGCCTACCGTGATCCGCCATAACAGCACGAAATAATCGACCTCGAATAGCCATGGCATGTTGTGCGATGCATGTCTTTCATATATCCCCAACCAATAGATTCTATTTTCAAAGAACCAATGCGATCCTGATTAGCCCGAGAACTTCGTGAGCAAAGTTACAGACTAGAAACGCACATTAAGAAGGCTACAACACCATACAACCAATCGAGGGTGTTCGGCGCTGTGGAATAGCCATCGTAGGAAAGTTTTGCCTTGGATAAACCGAATCCAGCTGTGAGGACAATTACCAGGATGCGATATCCAGTCATTAAAGGATGACTTCGGCTATGGGTTGGAAGGCCATGAGGTTCCTGATAACTCATTTTGATTATGGTGGGAGGGCAGGCAAACTCTAAGCTTTGCAGTCGAAGGTGAACAGTGAAAGGAGATTAAAGTTGAAGCTTGAGGCTTTCAGGTGAGCAGCTTCTATATGGTAGGAATCCATTGTCTTTTCACGGAAGGCACTGCCCAGTGACATTGCCCCTGGATATTGCCTTACGCATTTATTGTACTCGTATTTGCGATGCCAGCACTGCGTCTTACCTGCAATGCTTTATTTAGGTTGAATACCCGATTTTTATCACAGCCGTGGCAATGGATGTCCAGCACCATCTTACTTAATAATAGTTGTGCGGGCCTCTGTCTCGTCAATTCATACGCTAACTCAAGTTGATAGTTGGTCTGAAAAATTATGAAAATCCGAACGTGCCCCCGAGATGTGGCTTCATTACAATGCGATGATAAACAAATAAAAATATAGATACATCTATGCAGAATCGAGAAAGAACACCCATGATATCACAGACCTTCGAAGAAAGACAAATCTTGGGCTGACAGCCCACCTGTCTTCGTTCCATTTGAAGCAGGCAAAATAGGCTGCGCAGCCAGTGGCGTCATGAAAGGTTGTAATTTTGTAGCAGGAGGAAAGGTAGCCTGCGCCGATTGTGGAATAGGTGTGAGGAGTGTACTATTTGACGCCGGTGGGGGCCCGAAGTTCAACAGTGGAGGCTGCTGGCTAGTTGAAGATGCAGCAGCGATGGCAGTAAGTGAAGCAGTAGCTTTTGCTTGTTGATCTTGCATCGACGATCCACTGGAGAAAAAGTCGACAGTAGAAGATACACCATTTGCCTCGGGTGGAGGTAAAGCTTCAGGAAGTGGAGAAGGAGGCGCCAACCAACGTCCGCGTGCTGCTACGTTCTCCATCAAGCTTAAAGTTTTAGAGTGGTTAGCAACTCTGATCGGTTTGTGATGGTTTGAATGCGCATGATTTGCATTCTTTGGGACAGATGGCGACCGACTGAGTGGAAAAGATGACTTTGGGGGAATTGGCTTTGCAGGCGGTTGCGGAGGTGGGGTAACAAAGTCGTCAAAGTCATCAAAAAGATTGCTGGTGGAATGAGTAGTAGTTTGGTTAAGACTGGGTTGTGATGGTGTAAAATTGCCAAGTGATAACTGCGGACTTTGTGTATTATCAGAAGGGGAGGAAAGGAACTCCGAAAAGTCATCGTCTTCAATAGTTGTTGTTAAGGGccgtggtggaggagggacACTATCCCGTATTAAAGGTGGGAGGTGAGATTGTGCTCGTGAAGGGGGCGGTGGTGGCAAAGGTGATATACTGCGCGACTCAGGTCCAGATCCGACAGTTGTACGTCTGCTTAGTGATGGAGGATTTGATAATACAAACCCTGAAGTTGGTTTTGGAAGGAGAGGGGGATTAGCGGATGTTGGTTTTGATGACGAGGTCGACATTATGGCGACAAATGGCCGTTTTGTCGGAGCAGGTTTTTTCATTGGTGTGGAAGAAGGGTAGTCAAATGAGGGCCAAGGTTGATTGACGTTTCCTTTAAAGTCTAGCATTTGCTCTGATGTGTTTACAGAGTTTGTTTTAGTGGTTGTAGGAAGAGCCTGGGTTGTGAAACCCATGACAAGTGGCGTAGGCACTGGTTTTATTGGCAATTGGGATTGAGCTGGAACCGGTTGCATGTTGTTATCATtatcaaagaaagaaagaaagtcaTCAACAGGAGGATTTTCCTGTGGTATGGGCATGGATATCTGTGGAGGAGCTCTAGGAGGCGGCTTCAGTGGGGGAGGTAAAGCAGTCTGAATGGGCGGTGATTTAATCATCATGCTAAGCGCATCTAAACCCATACTTGAATCCGGGCTTGTGTCCACTGTTGGTACATCCGAGAGAAATTCAAGATCGTCGGACGAAAGAGTCAGAGAATCTCGACcatttgattttgaaggaCGGGAGGAAAATCGACCCAGAAATCGAGATACTGCCGATGGTTGTGGCACCACTTCCGCATCAGGTGAACCAGCTGGTACAACTGTGGCCGTGACATGCTCTGGCGAGATATCAACGTCCTTAACGGAGACTGGGGGAGTATTTGTAGTAAATGTTACAACACTAGGCGAAGGTGGGGCAGTGGAACTACCAGCCTGACTTTGACTTATACTGCGACGACTGCTGTCAATGCTTGGGCGAGGAGATGTTCCTGGCCTAACAGAAGATGTACCCGAGAGATTTATTGGCGAGGACGACCTTGCAGCAGTTACGTTCTGATTATCCGAAGGAGAATTCGTTGTCTTCCTTCCAAAGAATGAGAGAAGCCCCCCACTGGATTTCTTTTTGCCATCATCTGCGGGCGACGCCTCAGGCTTCTGAGTTTCCAGTATTCGCCAGCCTGCCGGAGTAAAGTCTTCTTGTAAAAAAGTAGGCTTTGCCTTCACGGAGGCTTCCCAAGAAGTTAATCCCTTTGAGGACATGTAGAACGTCATTGGACTAATTCTTGTCAAGTGTGTGTGTCGCGTCATTTTGAGAGCTTCAGACATTTGCTTCGAAGTAAATGTTTTCGAAAATGGTTCACTAACAGGAAGTGTCAAGCCTTCGGGAACCAGTCTAACGACGATAGGGGCTCTTAAGCAAAGGAATAAGCCATCAGGAGGCGCAATTGAATGCAAAATAAAATAACTTACAGACCAAGATGTTCTTCCATATCTGTAGGGAGTTGTGAGCCAAGAGCGTCAGTCCGAGACGGCGTGGAGTCGGACCATAGATCTTCAGATAAACTTTCGAACTGTTGAAGAATTGAGGCCAATAGCTCTGGTGGCTACAGATCAATCAGTTTATGTCTTGTGCGTATGGCATATGAGGCTATACGAACGACATGTTCatcttgtttttctttttgtcggCGAGCTACTTCCCAAGCATCATCCACGTCCAGATTGGCTGTACTTTGCGCATCTGAAGTTGTTGGAGCAGATAATGTCTCCCATGGCCCATCCCAAACAGCGGCATCAGCAGAAGGAATAGAGAAGCCGGGTCTAGATATTGACCAGTCTTCGGAGTCTGCACCTTCATTAGCTGTTTCAAATGTACCGAATGCGTCAAGATCATCCACAGGTCCAGTAGAGAGAGCGGGAGGTAATGTAGGGATTATCTGAGGGGaacgtggtggtggtggtgtgtcCGAAGTTGTCGATGTTGGCGAACCAAACGCGATAGTATCCTTAGGAGTCACAGAGCCTAAAGACCTCTCCACATCATTGGTTGGCTCGGACAGGGAAACGTTATTTTCAGACTGGGAATCAGGACTCGAAGACCCCTTGTCAATTGTTGAAGTAAACGGATTCCAGATGGTAGATGCGTCATTGGTCCACAATGCTTCAGAAGTATCCGGGTCATTCCactgtgttgttgttggttgtGCAGACCAAGAAGGGAGCGAGAGATCGCCTTCACCGGTGTCATGGTCACTCTGTGTTGTGGAGATGGCGGGAACAGACCAAGCAGAGGTGGATGTTAGCGAGTGCGGACTTGTCTTGGAAGGTTCACCCCATGCATTGGCCCATGGATCGTCCATGTATGTGGCCTAAACGAAGCTCCGATTTAGCTAGTTCAAGTCTGTGAGTACAAGTATGTAGTACCTGTACAACTGTACAAGTCACGGTCGAGTGATCAGATTCAGGGACGGTTGGTGCGTGGCTGTGCAACCTTCTAGCACGTGTCTGGAAACTAACGCGCAACTGCCATCATTGTCAACAGGTGAATGGGCCCTTTTCAAGCCAATCTCTTTAATAGAGGGTTATCAACCACCCATGCTGCCATCTTCGTTCCTCAGTCAACTATATAGCAGCTGAAACCGGCTTTCTCTTTGTTTCTCCATACCGCTTATCATTTACCAAATAATAACATATCATCGTCCATGGAGCGGCCAGTTCACGACCCTGCTGCCGACAAACATATTCTAGACTGGGACGAATCAGATGTATATCAATGGTTTTCAAGTCTCGGATACTCTCAATACGGGGAACAAATCAAAGGTCTCTTGCATTTCTACCAATAACTGTAACATTGTAATAAAAGTTTCCGTCCAGAGCACAAAATACAAGGGGATTCACTGTGCATGTTAGATTCTGATGGGCTCAAGGCTTTCGGCATCACCACTGTAGGACAACGTCTATCGATACTTAAGTCGATTTATCATCTCAAAATTGCTCACAATATACCCTTCGGTGAAGACGATTACATTCCACCATGTAGGTTGACTTTCGAGGCTTCACAATTTGCTGACACCACGTCTAGCTGAAGCCTTTTCATCTGCTGATGTTGTTTCTCTGGAACAAATACACTCCACTATCAAGGAACAAGGTGTGATCATTTACCCCATTatctttgtttttctttacTTAGTCCATTACCATCCAGCTAATCGCCTCCGCACGTTGGAAGAGGACAACAGAACGCTGGCCCTCGCAATGAGATCTTTCTCTGATGAGATCATCAAACTTCGTTCTACTGTTGGATCCCCTGTAAGCGATCGTGCCTTGAGCTTCATTCGTGCGTGTCTCATAGCACAATATAGGATGAGAATCCGAATCAAATTCGAAAGCGTGTTCCTTATCTCAGTAACGAGATGGAGGCGGCAGGGAATTCTCTCGCAATTGGCGACGAGACAGCTCGAGGCAGCGTTGCCAGTCTATCGACTGCAGAAAGCTCTACCCTTAATTCCATAGCAAATCCTTCGGGTCGTGAGACTCCTGATAACTTTCCTAATAACACCAAAGTCAGTTTAGACGACCCTACATGGAAAGTTCTTCCCGCTGCATTAAAGAAGCATCGTATCAACACAGATGAATGG from Psilocybe cubensis strain MGC-MH-2018 chromosome 7, whole genome shotgun sequence encodes:
- a CDS encoding Sexual differentiation protein ste4; this translates as MERPVHDPAADKHILDWDESDVYQWFSSLGYSQYGEQIKEHKIQGDSLCMLDSDGLKAFGITTVGQRLSILKSIYHLKIAHNIPFGEDDYIPPSEAFSSADVVSLEQIHSTIKEQANRLRTLEEDNRTLALAMRSFSDEIIKLRSTVGSPDENPNQIRKRVPYLSNEMEAAGNSLAIGDETARGSVASLSTAESSTLNSIANPSGRETPDNFPNNTKVSLDDPTWKVLPAALKKHRINTDEWPNYAMFISFGPANNRTKRKLELEEKPLYLFKKLKEAQKNPAFVLKNMKEPRTPAVDETPLSRHSPNKSNVLTPASSANRAQGYPTPPLSRSSPGF